One genomic region from Asterias amurensis chromosome 7, ASM3211899v1 encodes:
- the LOC139940118 gene encoding uncharacterized protein: MTAMLPSALTMDELPGFSLHLMASAKILKFEESWNANMKWLADVLEDAKQQFGREEVAIFPKTPAMKRRRQRIKRVSTIHPDDVENQLPVRNKRSCRASILSKDLQSIAPVRRSARASRTTITTQNNVKRTTRSRSTRTSKKVTMLEHQGSSEQIPVAHSTDTGSCTDDTEDAESVSSSNEVKPKRSEKMSTIAPMETDECKTKVTSGDDVVGVLNSPNQKILKRSSGMRAKQQAKKLRLNSGEGISTISDTSDDCDAGKHPQSIPSSGQSQPDLVGPTESSPSKRPKRKNAASRYKDHVKRLINRHEHLISEVSASSDEEFQSPNIPKRTCKNGRKPKQTAKSVERHLKSQTQEKEEIVTEQSNDKAVSQIKKTHLSENNCPKQSTQTNNEGEIIEIQDKPIETVSQSKRGSSVKIMESASYSPKEPEVSQDSELKPSIDSICEDEEETHMEEDSLNLPSVAKSSLEQPSIAKDSIEQPCIAKDSIEQPSAAKSSLEQPSIAKDSIEQPSAAKSSLEQPCIAKDSLEQPSIAKDSLEQPSIAKDSIEQPSAAKSSLEQPCIAKDSLEQPSIAKDSLEQPSIAKDSIEQPSIAVDSLEQHSIAINSLEQHSIAIDRLEQHSIAINSLEQHSIAKDSLEPDPIKEENEKEIQKNNVNQDDHIQNQGNMTIDSLDQQNISEDSLCHSNISHDSLNQSSLHQGYQKNLRRSTRRSSAVVSHSKKRSSMYNHRTSIRKSVRKSSRCLHSTCASTRLSRRPHLEELPQDPKYRDNNSDVVLVDAFMEEDPESGTPEMNPTCTTPSRRMSMRHSSDNQRTQRITRATSRMANHVDLPDSIDSTSLSQTPDSDRESPGRKSPGAACSSDEDVISNTPSPSCPTDKIVRPRGTFLSSTKKESSKYMNNLHGMVSSFIKRNTPQKLTATERQREMKKQILSKHKREEEIRRKMETDKQRQREEQKRKRDERIRKVTEARERRVALQEQKRQELEIKQQQLTKMSSKQREDKKQEEIIRRQMQIKKKAEAEERRRQEEEARLLKIQEQEEEQKRHREMILRKKEYEEQERQRRIDEARRLQEQRRADMQKQRQEEQQRRLEQDLAKEREMQLLKEEREQERRAEMELKREIERRAREEALENERRLEAARIAREKERLKEQRHLVDMMQAERKRLECEQERERAEHERLKASILKHNTSACLNTTVTKDTSVLEGSPSSYNMTPQRVVIPSTAENYNIDDLHSGDSTDEEDAPRKNIPSWAQGARLKNALIKQCYNPPPNLETMFGPFDPPDLTLIFSKKRARYIKRTSSAVWDSPLLKV, from the exons ATGACAG caatgCTACCATCAGCACTTACCATGGACGAACTACCAGGGTTCTCCCTCCACTTGATGGCGTCAGCAAAAATACTTAAATTTGAAGAGAGTTGGAACGCTAATATGAAATGGTTGGCTGATGTTTTAGAGGATGCAAAACAACAATTTGGCAG aGAAGAGGTAGCCATCTTCCCTAAGACACCGGCTATGAAAAGGAGACGACAGCGAATCAAGAGGGTGTCTACTATACACCCAGATGATGTAGAGAATCAGCTTCCGGTCAGAAACAAGAG AAGCTGCAGAGCATCTATTCTGTCTAAGGATCTTCAATCCATTGCTCCAGTACGAAGGAGCGCCCGTGCCTCTCGCACAACAATCACCACACAGAACAATGTCAAACGCACGACCCGTTCAAGATCCACACGCACCTCCAAGAAAGTCACTATGTTGGAACACCAGGGCAGCTCAGAACAGATACCAGTTGCACATTCAACCGACACAGGAAGTTGCACAGATGACACAGAGGATGCAGAGAGTGTCTCTTCAAGCAATGAGGTCAAACCAAAGCGTTCAGAGAAGATGTCAACAATCGCTCCCATGGAAACTGATGAATGCAAAACGAAAGTAACATCTGGAGATGACGTCGTTGGTGTACTCAACTCCCCAAACCAGAAGATTTTAAAGCGTAGCTCCGGAATGAGGGCAAAGCAACAAGCAAAGAAGTTGAGACTAAACAGTGGAGAAGGCATCTCAACTATTTCCGATACATCTGATGATTGTGATGCTGGCAAACATCCACAGAGCATTCCCTCAAGTGGTCAATCACAACCTGACTTAGTTGGTCCTACTGAGAGTTCCCCCTCTAAACGCCCTAAACGAAAGAATGCTGCGTCTCGCTACAAAGACCATGTTAAGCGGCTCATCAACCGCCATGAGCACCTCATCTCAGAGGTGAGCGCAAGCTCGGATGAGGAATTTCAATCCCCAAACATCCCAAAACGTACATGTAAAAATGGCagaaaacccaaacaaacagCAAAGAGTGTGGAGAGGCATTTGAAATCACAAACACAAGAAAAGGAGGAAATAGTTACAGAGCAATCAAATGATAAAGCTGTCTCACAAATTAAAAAGACACATCTATCAGAAAACAACTGCCCTAAACAGTCCACCCAAACCAACAATGAAGGTGAAATAATTGAGATACAAGACAAGCCGATTGAGACTGTATCCCAAAGCAAAAGAGGCTCATCGGTAAAAATCATGGAAAGTGCATCTTACTCCCCAAAAGAGCCAGAAGTTAGCCAAGATTCAGAATTGAAACCATCCATAGATTCGATCTGTGAAGATGAAGAAGAGACGCACATGGAAGAAGATAGTCTTAATCTGCCGAGTGTTGCTAAATCAAGCTTAGAGCAGCCTAGTATTGCTAAAGATAGCATAGAGCAGCCTTGTATTGCTAAAGATAGCATAGAACAGCCTAGTGCTGCTAAATCAAGCTTAGAGCAGCCTAGTATTGCTAAAGATAGCATAGAACAGCCTAGTGCTGCTAAATCAAGCTTAGAACAGCCTTGTATTGCTAAAGATAGCTTAGAGCAGCCTAGTATTGCTAAAGATAGTCTAGAACAGCCTAGTATTGCTAAAGATAGCATAGAACAGCCTAGTGCTGCTAAATCAAGCTTAGAACAGCCTTGTATTGCTAAAGATAGCTTAGAGCAGCCTAGTATTGCTAAAGATAGTCTAGAACAGCCTAGTATTGCTAAAGATAGCATAGAACAGCCTAGTATTGCTGTTGATAGCTTGGAGCAGCATAGTATTGCTATTAATAGCTTGGAGCAGCATAGTATTGCTATTGATCGCTTGGAGCAGCATAGTATTGCTATTAATAGCTTGGAGCAGCATAGTATTGCTAAAGATAGCTTAGAACCTGATCCCATCAAGGAAGAAAACGAGAAAGAGATCCAAAAGAACAATGTCAATCAAGATGACCATATCCAGAACCAAGGCAACATGACCATAGACAGTCTCGATCAACAGAACATATCTGAGGATAGTCTGTGCCATAGTAATATCTCCCATGACAGTCTAAACCAGTCGTCTTTGCATCAAGGCTACCAGAAGAACCTTCGTCGCTCCACACGTCGTTCCTCAGCAGTGGTGAGTCACTCAAAGAAGCGTTCATCTATGTATAACCATCGTACCTCTATAAGAAAGTCAGTGCGAAAGTCTTCAAGGTGTCTTCACAGCACATGTGCAAGCACTCGATTAAGTAGACGACCTCATCTTGAGGAGTTGCCCCAGGATCCCAAGTATAGAGACAATAACAGTGATGTTGTCTTAGTGGATGCTTTCATGGAAGAGGATCCTGAGAGTGGAACCCCAGAGATGAATCCAACATGTACCACTCCATCTAGGAG AATGTCAATGCGCCATTCTTCGGACAACCAAAGAACACAGAGAATTACCCGTGCTACATCCAGGATGGCAAACCATGTTGACCTTCCAGACTCCATTGATTCAACATCATTGTCTCAGACACCTGATTCTGACAGGGAATCCCCAGGCCGGAAATCTCCAGGTGCAGCTTG TTCTTCAGATGAAGATGTAATCAGCAACACACCCTCCCCGAGTTGCCCGACAGATAAG ATTGTACGACCACGAGGAACCTTTTTGTCTTCTACCAAGAAAGAATCTAGCAAGTACATGAACAATCTGCATGGCATGGTATCATCCTTCATCAAGAGAAACACTCCTCAGAAACTCACAGCAACG GAGCGTCAGCGGGAAATGAAGAAACAGATTTTGAGTAAACACAAACGGGAAGAGGAGATCCGACGAAAGATGGAGACTGATAAGCAGAGACAACGAGAAGAGCAGAAACG GAAGCGGGATGAACGCATCCGGAAGGTTACAGAAGCCCGGGAGCGCCGCGTGGCTCTGCAAGAGCAGAAACGACAAGAGCTTGAGATCAAACAGCAGCAGTTGACTAAAATGTCTTCCAAGCAGAGAGAGGATAAGAAACAAGAGGAGATCATTAGAAGACAGATGCAAATAAAGAAAAAGGCTGAGGCTGAAGAGAGACGTAGACAAGAGGAAGAAGCTAGACTCCTTAAGATACAAGAACAG GAAGAGGAGCAGAAGCGTCATCGTGAGATGATTCTTCGGAAGAAAGAATATGAGGAGCAGGAGAGACAGCGTCGTATAGATGAGGCAAGACGCCTTCAGGAGCAACGTCGTGCTGATATGCAGAAACAAAGGCAAGAAGAGCAACAAAGAAGACTTGAACAAGACCTAGCCAAGGAACGAGAAATGCAACTTCTCAAAGAAGAGAG GGAGCAAGAAAGAAGAGCAGAGATGGAGCTGAAGAGGGAGATTGAAAGACGAGCCAGGGAAGAAGCATTGGAAAATGAACGTCGTTTAGAAGCAGCAAGAATAGCTCGAGAGAAAGAGAGACTAAAG GAACAGCGACATTTAGTGGACATGATGCAAGCAGAGCGTAAACGTCTAGAGTGTGAGCAGGAACGTGAGCGAGCAGAGCATGAGCGATTGAAGGCATCCATCTTAAAGCACAACACCAGTGCCTGTCTGAATACTACTGTTACTAAAGACACATCAGTACTGGAGGGATCTCCATCTTCCTATAACATGACTCCACAGAG AGTTGTAATACCTTCAACAGCAGAGAATTACAACATCGATGATTTACACAGTGGAGACTCAACAGATGAAGAGGATGCTCCAAGGAAAAACATTCCCTCATGGGCGCAAG GAGCCCGTCTGAAGAACGCATTAATCAAACAGTGTTACAATCCACCCCCAAACCTAGAGACAATGTTTGGACCCTTTGATCCTCCAGACTTAACACTGATCTTCTCTAAGAAGAGAGCTCGCTACATCAAAAGAACCAGCTCGGCAGTATGGGACTCACCATTGCTCAAGGTCTAA